The following proteins are co-located in the Vigna angularis cultivar LongXiaoDou No.4 chromosome 2, ASM1680809v1, whole genome shotgun sequence genome:
- the LOC108327857 gene encoding protein LOW PSII ACCUMULATION 1, chloroplastic: protein MAVVAVQQFLCFAESNWRNIARPCIPSHTTILLHSRKKIQFSLISCSSSQTPEVDTQTAESCVNLGLELFSKGRVKDALTQFETALSLNPNPVEAQAAYYNKACCHAYRGEGKKAADCLRTALKEYNLKFGTILNDPDLASFRALPEFKELQEEARLGGEDIGYSFRRDLKLISEVQAPFRGVRRFFYIALTAAAGISLFFTVPRLIRAISGGDGAPDLLATSGNAAINIGGIVVLVALFFWDNKKEEEQLAQISRDETLSRLPLRLSTNRVVELVQLRDTVRPVILAGKKETVSQAMQRAERFRTELLRRGVLVVPVIWGEGRETKIEKKGFGLQPKAAESLPSIGEDFEKRAQSITAKSKLKSEIRFKAEVVSPAEWERWIRDQQKSEGVSLGEDVYIILRLDGRVRRSGKGMPDWQQIVKELPPMEAFLSKLER from the exons ATGGCTGTGGTTGCAGTGCAGCAATTCCTGTGCTTCGCAGAATCAAATTGGAGGAATATAGCAAGGCCATGCATTCCCTCTCACACTACGATTCTTCTACATTCACgcaaaaaaattcaattttctcTGATTTCATGCTCTTCATCACAGACACCAGAAGTTGATACTCAAACAGCTGAATCCTGCGTCAATTTGGGTCTCGAGCTCTTCTCCAAAGGACGG GTTAAAGATGCTTTAACCCAGTTTGAAACTGCACTTTCCTTGAACCCTAATCCAGTGGAGGCCCAAGCTGCCTACTACAACAAAGCTTGCTGCCATGCATACAg GGGAGAAGGAAAGAAAGCAGCTGATTGTCTCCGCACTGCTTTGAAGGAATACAACCTGAAATTTGGTACCATACTCAATGATCCTGATTTGGCCTCCTTCAGAGCTTTGCCTGAATTCAAGGAACTACAAGAAGAG GCTAGGCTTGGCGGGGAGGATATTGGCTACAGTTTTCGGCGAGATCTAAAACTTATTAGTGAAGTTCAAGCACCATTTCGTGGGGTTAGGAGATTCTTTTATATAGCGCTGACAGCAGCTGCAGGAATATCATTGTTTTTTACTGTGCCCAGGCTAATTCGTGCAATTAGTGGTGGTGATGGTGCTCCTGATCTCTTGGCAACTTCTGGGAATGCTGCCATTAATATTGGAG GTATTGTTGTTCTTGTGGCATTGTTCTTTTGGGACAATAAAAAAGAGGAGGAACAACTTGCACAAATATCTCGAGATGAGACACTATCAAGGTTGCCTTTGCGGCTTTCAACTAATCGAGTAGTTGAACTTGTGCAGCTACGGGATACAGTTAGACCA GTTATATTAGCAGGAAAAAAGGAAACAGTGTCTCAGGCTATGCAAAGAGCCGAGAGATTTCGCACGGAGCTCCTTAGACGTGGTGTTCTGGTTGTTCCTGTTATATGGGGAGAAGGTCGGGAaacaaaaattgagaaaaaaggATTTGGTCTGCAGCCAAAAGCTGCTGAATCTCTTCCATCTATTGGG GAAGATTTTGAGAAGCGAGCACAATCCATAACTGCAAAATCGAAGTTGAAATCTGAAATTAGGTTCAAGGCTGAGGTTGTGTCTCCTGCAGAATGGGAAAG GTGGATAAGAGATCAGCAGAAATCTGAAGGAGTTTCACTCGGTGAAGATGTGTACATAATACTAAGGTTAGATGGAAGAGTTCGAAGATCAGGGAAA GGTATGCCTGATTGGCAGCAAATTGTAAAGGAGCTACCACCAATGGAAGCATTTTTAAGCAAGCTGGAAAGATGA
- the LOC108326834 gene encoding bifunctional protein FolD 2, whose product MATVIDGKVVAQTIRSEIADEVRLLAQKYGKVPGLAVVIVGSRKDSQSYVGMKRKACAELGIKSFDVDLPEQISQAELIKQVHELNDNTDVHGILVQLPLPKHINEEKVLSEISLEKDVDGFHPLNIGKLAMKGRDPLFLPCTPKACLELLQRSGVTIKGKKAVVVGRSNIVGLPASLLLLKADATVTIVHSHTSQPENIIREADIVIAAAGQPKMIKGSWIKPGAAVIDVGTNAVDDPTRKSGYRLVGDVDFEEASKTAGWITPVPGGVGPMTVTMLLKNTLEGAKRYIEQSN is encoded by the exons ATGGCCACCGTAATCGACGGCAAGGTCGTTGCGCAAACCATCCGATCTGAAATCGCCGACGAGGTGCGCCTCCTCGCTCAAAAATACGGCAAG GTTCCAGGATTAGCAGTGGTGATAGTAGGGAGCAGGAAGGATTCACAAAGCTATGTGGGAATGAAGAGAAAGGCGTGCGCTGAATTGGGAATCAAATCCTTCGATGTGGACCTTCCAGAGCAAATATCTCAAGCTGAGCTAATAAAGCAAGTTCATGAGTTGAATGATAACACTGATGTTCATG GAATTTTGGTTCAGCTTCCGTTGCCTAAGCACATAAATGAAGAGAAAGTTCTGTCTGAAATTAGCCTTGAGAAGGATGTGGATGGCTTTCATCCGTTGAACATTGGCAAGCTTGCAATGAAAGGCAGAGACCCCCTGTTCCTTCCATGCACTCCCAAG GCATGCCTTGAACTATTACAACGAAGTGGTGTAACAATAAAGGGAAAAAAGGCAGTTGTGGTTGGCAGAAGCAACATAGTTGGATTACCAGCTTCATTGCTGCTTTTGAAAGCAGATGCTACAGTTACTATTGTACATTCACACACAAGTCAACCAGAAAATATCATACGTGAAGCGGATATTGTTATTGCAGCAGCTGGACAGCCAAAGAtg ATCAAAGGAAGTTGGATCAAACCTGGAGCGGCAGTCATAGATGTTGGAACAAATGCTGTTGATGACCCAACGAGGAAGTCTGGTTACAGGCTTGTTGGAGATGTAGATTTTGAGGAAGCTTCTAAAACTGCAGGTTGGATTACTCCTGTTCCTGGTGGTGTAGGTCCAATGACGGTCACAATGTTGTTGAAGAATACTTTGGAGGGAGCTAAGCGTTATATTGAGCAAAGTAATTGA
- the LOC108329772 gene encoding ankyrin repeat-containing protein At5g02620, whose translation MESPTVQPQAVSASTPRKKMTKQLTGKRDDTPLHSAARAGNLSVLKDTVSGTEGGELRALLTKQNHAGETVLYVAAEYGYVDMVREMIQYYDLAGAGIKARNGFDALHIAAKQGDLDIVKILMEAHSELSMTVDPSNTTALHTAALQGHIEIVKFLLEAGSSLATIARSNGKTALHSAARNGHVEVVEALLEKEPAVATRTDKKGQTALHMAVKGQNLEVVEELIKADPSTVNMVDNKGNTPLHIATRKGRAQIVKLLLGQTGTDSLAVNKSGETALDTAEKTGNSEVKDILLENGVRSAKALKTQPATATARELKQTVSDIKHEVHDQLEHTRQTRRSVQGIAKRINKLHAEGLNNAINSTTVVAVLIATVAFAAIFTVPGQFADDPKDIPPGSGMTIGEANIAPQAAFLIFFVFDSIALFISLAVVVVQTSVVIIENKAKKQMMAIINKLMWLACVLISVAFLALSFVVVGKDEKWLAIGVTIIGTTIMATTLGTMCYWVIRHRIEASNLRSIRKSSMGSRSRSFSVSVMSDSELLNNEHKILYAI comes from the exons ATGGAGTCACCAACTGTGCAGCCGCAAGCTGTATCAGCAAGCACGCCAAGgaaaaaaatgacaaaacaaTTGACAGGTAAAAGGGATGATACCCCTTTGCATTCTGCAGCAAGAGCAGGGAATCTGAGCGTTCTGAAAGACACGGTTAGTGGCACTGAAGGGGGTGAACTTCGTGCTTTGTTGACAAAGCAGAACCATGCTGGAGAAACGGTGCTTTATGTTGCTGCTGAATATGGTTATGTTGATATGGTTAGGGAGATGATTCAATATTATGATCTTGCTGGTGCTGGAATTAAGGCAAGAAATGGTTTTGATGCACTCCACATTGCTGCCAAACAAGGCGATTTAG ATATTGTGAAGATCCTAATGGAGGCTCATTCTGAGTTGTCAATGACAGTGGATCCATCCAACACCACAGCCCTGCACACTGCTGCATTACAAGGGCACATTGAGATTGTAAAATTTCTATTGGAAGCAGGTAGTAGTCTGGCAACTATTGCTAGAAGTAATGGAAAAACGGCTTTGCATTCTGCAGCAAGAAATGGACATGTAGAGGTTGTGGAAGCACTTCTGGAGAAGGAGCCTGCAGTTGCAACGCGGACTGATAAGAAGGGACAGACAGCACTTCACATGGCAGTGAAGGGACAGAATCTTGAGGTGGTGGAGGAGTTGATAAAAGCTGATCCCTCAACAGTAAACATGGTTGATAACAAGGGTAACACGCCATTGCATATAGCAACCAGGAAGGGCAGAGCTCAG ATTGTTAAGTTGCTTCTTGGACAGACAGGAACAGATTCCTTAGCAGTTAACAAGTCTGGCGAAACTGCACTAGACACTGCTGAAAAAACTGGGAACTCTGAAGTTAAAGACATTCTATTGGAAAACGGTGTTCGAAGTGCCAAAGCCTTAAAGACTCAGCCAGCAACAGCCACAGCCCGTGAGTTGAAACAAACTGTGAGTGACATAAAACATGAAGTCCACGACCAGTTGGAACACACCCGCCAAACCAGAAGAAGTGTTCAAGGCATAGCCAAACGTATCAACAAATTACATGCTGAAGGACTCAACAATGCAATAAACTCCACCACTGTGGTTGCAGTCCTCATTGCCACAGTTGCCTTTGCAGCTATTTTCACAGTCCCTGGCCAATTTGCTGATGATCCAAAAGACATTCCTCCAGGTTCGGGAATGACGATTGGTGAAGCAAACATAGCCCCACAAGCTgcatttctcattttctttgtcTTTGATTCCATTGCCCTCTTCATTTCTCTGGCTGTGGTGGTGGTGCAGACCTCGGTTGTGATCATAGAAAACAAGGCAAAGAAGCAGATGATGGCCATCATTAACAAGCTGATGTGGTTGGCTTGTGTGCTAATTTCTGTGGCCTTCTTAGCACTGTCATTTGTAGTGGTGGGGAAGGATGAGAAGTGGCTTGCAATTGGAGTCACTATCATAGGGACAACTATAATGGCCACAACTTTGGGCACCATGTGTTACTGGGTTATTAGGCATCGCATTGAGGCCTCAAATTTAAGGAGCATTCGGAAATCCTCAATGGGAAGCAGGTCAAGGTCTTTTTCGGTATCAGTTATGTCAGATTCTGAGCTACTAAACAATGAGCACAAGATACTTTATGCCATATAG